One window of the Rosa rugosa chromosome 3, drRosRugo1.1, whole genome shotgun sequence genome contains the following:
- the LOC133737112 gene encoding GDSL esterase/lipase 1-like — MANLRFCYISELSFYASIVIPSNCLAHFSLQKEPTPLFVFGDSPFDAGKNNYFNTTKTAQANYWPYGETYFGYPTGRYTDGRQILDFILDKFAIDSIIFTTPFNYYVYGVNSTPGGAGALNETHQGLVIDLQTQLSYCKNVEKQLRHKLGHAQAKTLLSSAVYLFSIGSNDYFTLLQFNISKEFSYSEEEFIGMVLAT; from the exons ATGGCAAATTTAAGGTTTTGTTATATTTCTGAATTGTCCTTCTATGCTAGCATTGTTATTCCAAGCAATTGCCTTGCTCACTTTTCTCTTCAAAAGGAGCCCACACCTTTGTTTGTGTTTGGGGATTCACCATTTGATGCCGGAAAAAATAACTACTTCAACACTACCAAGACTGCTCAGGCCAACTACTGGCCATATGGAGAAACTTATTTCGGGTATCCCACCGGGAGATACACCGATGGGCGTCAAATTCTAGACTTCATCC TTGACAAATTTGCCATTGATTCTATCATCTTTACAACCCCGTTTAATTACTATGTTTATGGAGTGAACTCTACACCTGGGGGAGCTGGTGCTCTAAATGAAACTCATCAGGGCTTG GTGATAGACCTTCAAACTCAGCTTAGTTATTGCAAAAATGTAGAAAAGCAGTTGAGGCACAAACTAGGCCATGCACAAGCCAAGACATTGCTTTCTAGTGCTGTCTACCTTTTCAGTATCGGAAGCAATGATTACTTCACCCTTCTGCAATTTAACATCAGCAAGGAATTCTCATACTCGGAAGAAGAATTCATAGGGATGGTGTTGGCAACATAA